A stretch of the Rosa rugosa chromosome 5, drRosRugo1.1, whole genome shotgun sequence genome encodes the following:
- the LOC133711464 gene encoding cytochrome P450 736A117-like, protein MAELLRHPRVMKKLQNGVREIAGNKVEITEDDLNGMKYLKAVIKETLRLHPPFPLLFRMSTEDKKIKGYNIKANTQIIVNAWQIGRDPKSYNNPDNYEPERFLNSDVDYIGNHFEFIPFGAGRRRCPGIQFAAMVSEIALANLVFDWAVPGGLGVHDIDMTESTGVITQMKYPLKAVAIPYLG, encoded by the coding sequence ATGGCAGAGCTTTTAAGACATCCAAGAGTAATGAAAAAATTGCAAAATGGGGTCCGGGAAATAGCAGGAAACAAAGTAGAGATCACCGAGGATGATTTGAACGGAATGAAGTACTTGAAGGCTGTGATCAAAGAAACTCTTCGCTTACATCCTCCGTTTCCtttattattcaggatgtcaACTGAAGATAAGAAAATAAAGGGTTACAACATTAAAGCCAACACTCAAATTATAGTTAACGCATGGCAGATAGGAAGAGATCCCAAATCATACAACAACCCAGACAACTATGAACCAGAAAGGTTCTTGAACAGTGATGTAGATTATATAGGGAATCATTTCGAATTTATTCCATTTGGGGCTGGAAGGAGGAGATGTCCCGGAATTCAGTTTGCCGCTATGGTTAGTGAGATTGCTTTGGCAAATTTGGTGTTCGACTGGGCAGTGCCCGGTGGACTAGGggtacatgatatagacatgaCTGAATCCACTGGCGTTATAACACAAATGAAGTATCCTCTCAAAGCCGTTGCTATCCCCTATTTAGGATGA
- the LOC133711466 gene encoding cytochrome P450 736A117-like: protein MIELTHKTSLLMEYYFTLTLVLCLPPIFFVLFRRWSSVNTKNQPPSPPKLPFLGNLHQLDSHPHRSLQALAHRHGPLMLLHFGSVPVLVVSSAEAAREVLKTHDLTFASRPTSTVFKKLFYNCKDMASAPYGEYWRQLRSICVLNLLSTKMVRSFRAVREEETKFMISGIEQSCMSSSSKSSVVNLREKLVTLTIDVTCRVTTGRKYNSIVGEDGKMVLFKDLLGEFIELLGGIYIGDYIPWLAWLTRVNGLDSKLDKVAKQFDDLLDRVIQDHIEQRSKSGNIKGNMNHTDDQDENGQKDFVDVLLGIQEDSSSSIGFPIDRVTVKALINHHGSSRHPTRTQFFY, encoded by the coding sequence ATGATAGAGCTGACCCATAAAACCTCCCTGTTGATGGAATATTATTTCACCCTCACATTAGTACTTTGTCTGCCCCCCATTTTCTTCGTTCTCTTTCGCAGATGGTCCTCCGTTAATACCAAAAATCAACCACCTTCTCCACCAAAGCTTCCTTTCCTTGGGAACCTTCACCAACTAGACTCACATCCTCATCGCTCACTTCAAGCCTTAGCTCATCGCCATGGCCCCCTCATGCTCCTCCATTTCGGAAGTGTCCCAGTCCTCGTTGTCTCCTCGGCTGAGGCTGCACGTGAGGTCTTGAAAACACATGATCTCACATTCGCCAGCAGACCAACGTCCACTGTCTTTAAGAAGCTTTTCTACAATTGCAAAGACATGGCGTCTGCACCTTATGGTGAGTATTGGAGGCAGTTGAGGAGTATATGTGTTTTAAATCTTTTGAGCACCAAAATGGTTCGCTCTTTTCGTGCCGTGAGAGAAGAGGAAACAAAATTCATGATCTCCGGGATAGAACAATCATGTATGTCCTCCTCTTCAAAGTCATCAGTCGTGAATTTAAGAGAAAAGCTTGTGACGCTTACCATTGATGTCACCTGTAGAGTGACTACGGGGAGGAAGTACAATAGCATCGTTGGGGAAGATGGTAAAATGGTATTGTTTAAGGATCTTTTAGGGGAGTTTATTGAGTTATTAGGAGGCATCTACATCGGAGACTATATCCCATGGCTCGCTTGGTTAACTCGTGTCAATGGTTTGGACTCTAAATTAGACAAGGTGGCTAAACAGTTTGATGACCTTTTAGATAGAGTGATTCAAGATCATATCGAGCAACGTTCCAAGAGTGGAAACATTAAAGGGAATATGAATCATACGGATGATCAGGACGAGAATGGCCAAAAGGACTTCGTGGACGTTTTACTTGGGATTCAAGAAGACAGCTCATCATCAATTGGTTTCCCTATCGATAGAGTCACCGTGAAGGCTCTCATCAATCATCATGGAAGTAGTCGACACCCAACACGCACACAATTTTTCTATTAA
- the LOC133708517 gene encoding coatomer subunit beta-1: MEKSCSLLVHFDKGTPAIANEIREALEGNDVEAKIDAMKKAIMLLLNGETLPQLFITIVRYVLPSEDHTVQKLLLLYLEIIEKTDAKGRVLPEMILICQNLRNNLQHPNEYIRGVTLRFLCRLNETEIIEPLIPSVLQNLEHRHPYIRRNAILAMMSIYKLPQGEQILVDAPEMIEKLLSTEQDPSAKRNAFLMLFTCAQDRAVNYLLTNVDKVSEWGELLQMIVLDLIRKVCRTNRGEKGRYIKIIISLLNVPSTAVVYECAGTLVSLSYAPTAIRAAANTYCQLLLSQSDNNVKLIVLDRLNELKSSHREVMADMFMDILRALSSPNLDVRRKTLDIVLELVTNRNINEVVLTLKKEVVKTQNGELEKNGEYRQMLIQAIHSCAVKFPEVASTVVHLLMDFLGDSNVASATDVIVFVREIIETNPKLRVSIITRLLDTFYQIRASRVCACALWIIGEYCLSLSEVESGLATIKQCLGELPFYSLSEEEEGNDSSKKVQQVNSMTVSSKRPAILSDGTYATQSAASETAFSPPTLVHGSLASGNLRSLLLTGDYFLGAVVACTLTKLVLRLEEVQPSKVEVHKASAQALLIIVSMLQLGQSPVLPHPIDNDSYDRMVLCIRLLCNTGDEIKKIWLQSCRQSFVSMLTEKQLRETAEIKAKAQISHAQPDDLIDFYHLKSRKGMSQLELEDEVQDDLKRATGEFIKEGDDANKLNRILQLTGFSDPVYAEAYVTVHHYDIVLDVTVINRTKETLQNLCLELATMGDLKLVERPQNYTLAPESSKKIKANIKVSSTETGVIFGNIVYETSNVHERTVVVLNDIHIDIMDYISPAVCSDGAFRTMWAEFEWENKVAVNTVIQDEKEFLDHIMKSTNMKCLTAPSALDGECGFLAANLYAKSVFGEDALVNVSIEKQVDGKLSGYIRIRSKTQGIALSLGDKITLKQKGGI, from the exons ATGGAGAAATCTTGTAGTCTGctagttcattttgataaaGGAACACCCGCAATTGCAAATGAGATCAGGGAAGCTCTTGAAGGCAATGATGTAGAGGCAAAGATAGATGCAATGAAGAAGGCAATCATGCTTTTGTTGAATGGTGAAACGTTGCCTCAGCTTTTTATCACCATTGTTAGATACGTTTTGCCTTCTGAGGACCACACTGTCCAGAAACTACTGCTGTTATATTTGGAGATAATTGAGAAAACTGATGCAAAGGGTAGAGTCTTACCTGAAATGATTTTAATTTGCCAAAATTTGAGGAACAACCTACAGCACCCCAATGAGTATATCCGTGGTGTAACTCTAAGGTTTCTTTGCCGGTTGAACGAGACCGAGATAATTGAGCCATTAATCCCTTCTGTATTGCAGAATTTGGAGCATAGGCACCCTTATATTAGGAGAAATGCTATATTAGCTATGATGTCCATATACAAGCTACCACAGGGTGAGCAAATTTTGGTTGATGCACCTGAAATGATCGAGAAGCTTCTTTCGACGGAGCAGGATCCATCTGCTAAGCGGAATGCGTTTCTCATGCTCTTCACTTGTGCCCAGGACCGTGCAGTTAATTATCTTTTGACCAATGTTGATAAGGTTTCTGAATGGGGTGAATTGCTGCAGATGATTGTGTTAGACCTGATACGGAAAGTGTGCAGGACAAATCGTGGAGAGAAGGGGAGGTACATTAAGATCATTATATCCTTATTGAATGTGCCTTCAACTGCAGTTGTTTATGAATGTGCTGGGACACTCGTTTCCTTGTCATATGCTCCTACTGCTATTAGAGCTGCTGCCAACACCTACTGTCAGCTTCTTCTTTCTCAGAGTGACAACAATGTGAAGCTTATTGTTCTTGATCGGCTGAATGAGCTAAAGTCTTCTCATAGAGAAGTTATGGCTGATATGTTCATGGACATTCTTAGGGCACTTTCTAGTCCAAATCTTGACGTCCGTAGGAAGACCCTAGATATTGTTCTTGAGCTGGTTACTAACCGGAACATAAATGAGGTTGTTCTTACATTGAAAAAGGAAGTTGTTAAGACTCAAAATGGAGAGCTAGAGAAGAATGGTGAATACAGGCAGATGCTTATTCAGGCCATTCATTCTTGTGCAGTAAAGTTCCCGGAAGTTGCAAGCACAGTGGTCCATTTGTTGATGGATTTCTTGGGAGACAGCAATGTTGCTTCAGCTACTGATGTGATTGTGTTTGTTCGGGAGATAATTGAAACCAATCCTAAACTAAGGGTATCTATAATAACAAGGCTATTGGACACGTTTTACCAAATCCGAGCATCACGTGTTTGTGCTTGTGCTCTTTGGATTATTGGAGAGTACTGCCTATCACTTTCTGAAGTTGAAAGTGGACTCGCAACAATTAAACAGTGTCTTGGAGAATTGCCTTTTTACTCGCtctcagaagaagaagaaggtaatGATTCTTCAAAGAAGGTTCAGCAAGTAAACTCCATGACTGTGTCTTCTAAAAGACCAGCTATTCTTTCTGATGGGACTTATGCCACACAGAGTGCTGCATCTGAAACTGCTTTCTCCCCACCTACCCTTGTTCATGGATCCTTGGCATCTGGGAACTTGAGATCCCTGCTTCTCACTGGTGACTATTTTCTTGGGGCAGTTGTTGCTTGCACACTGACCAAGCTTGTTCTGAGACTGGAAGAGGTTCAGCCATCTAAGGTGGAAGTGCATAAAGCATCTGCACAAGCACTGTTGATAATTGTCTCTATGCTGCAATTAGGCCAATCTCCAGTCCTTCCACATCCAATTGACAACGATTCATATGATAGGATGGTCCTCTGCATAAGATTGTTATGCAATACTGGTGATGAGATAAAGAAAATATGGCTGCAATCTTGCCGTCAAAGTTTTGTTAGTATGCTTACAGAAAAACAATTAAGGGAAACAGCGGAAATCAAAGCAAAGGCTCAGATTTCTCATGCACAGCCGGATGACCTTATTGACTTCTACCATTTAAAAAGCAGGAAG GGTATGAGCCAACTGGAACTCGAAGATGAGGTCCAAGATGATTTAAAACGTGCTACAGGAGAGTTCATCAAGGAAGGAGATGATGCAAACAAGCTCAACCGAATTCTCCAGCTCACTGGATTTAGCGACCCAGTGTATGCCGAAGCATATGTGACTGTACATCATTATGATATTGTCCTTGATGTCACAGTTATCAATCGAACCAAGGAGACCTTACAAAATTTGTGCTTGGAGTTGGCAACTATGGGGGatcttaagcttgttgagcggcCACAGAATTATACTCTGGCTCCTGAATctagtaaaaaaataaaagccaaCATCAAGGTGTCCTCAACTGAGACTGGAGTAATATTTGGAAATATTGTTTATGAGACCTCGAATGTGCATGAGCGAACAGTTGTTGTCCTCAACGATATTCATATCGACATTATGGATTACATCTCTCCTGCTGTTTGTAGTGATGGAGCTTTCAGAACCATGTGGGCAGAATTTGAGTGGGAGAACAAG GTTGCTGTCAACACAGTAATTCAAGACGAGAAGGAATTTCTCGACCATATCATGAAATCAACTAACATGAAGTGCCTCACTGCACC ATCGGCCTTGGATGGTGAGTGTGGATTCTTGGCAGCTAACTTGTATGCAAAGAGTGTGTTTGGAGAGGATGCCTTGGTGAATGTGAGCATTGAAAAGCAAGTGGATGGAAAGCTTAGTGGGTACATCCGGATAAGGAGCAAGACCCAGGGAATTGCCCTCAGTTTGGGCGATAAGATTACTCTTAAGCAGAAGGGAGGCATTTAA
- the LOC133711463 gene encoding phototropin-1B-like, with protein sequence MYCNSCTSVRSFSVILGRNCRFLQGPETDPATVKKIREAIDNQTDVTVQLINYTKSGKKFWNVFHLQPMRDQKILDSGEQIGLKHFKPIKPLGSGDTGSVHLVQLCGTDQYYP encoded by the exons ATGTATTGTAATAGCTGCACTTCGGTTAGAAGTTTTAGTGTAATATTGGGAAGAAATTGCAG ATTCCTTCAAGGACCTGAGACTGATCCAGCAACTGTGAAAAAAATAAGAGAGGCAATTGACAACCAGACTGACGTGACTGTACAACTCATCAATTACACGAAAAGCG GCAAAAAGTTTTGGAATGTCTTTCATCTGCAGCCTATGCGTGATCAAAAG ATTCTAGACAGTGGAGAACAGATAGGATTGAAGCATTTTAAGCCTATAAAGCCCTTGGGATCTGGTGATACTGGCAG TGTGCATTTGGTCCAATTGTGTGGAACTGATCAGTACTACCCATGA